The sequence below is a genomic window from Nitrobacter winogradskyi Nb-255.
CTGGGTGTTGAGCGCATCGAGCCCGCCCTGCGGCATCGAGAAGGGATTGTGCGAGAAGTCGACCTTCTTATCTTCTTCATTGTACTCGTACATCGGGAAGTCGACGATCCAGGCCAGTTCGAAGCGGTCCTTGTCGATCAGGTTCAACTCCTCGCCGAGCCTGGTGCGCGCGAGTCCCGCGAATTTCCAGAATTTCGCCGGGTCACCCGCGACGAAGAACGCGGCGTCGCCAGCCTTGAGGCCAAGCTGAACACGAATCGCCTCGGTCCGCTCGGGTCCGATATTGTTGGCCAGCGGACCCGCCCCCTCGCCGCCTTCGCGCCACATGATGTAGCCGAGTCCCGGCTGACCCTCGCCCTGCGCCCACGAATTCATGCGATCGCAGAACGCCCGGCTGCCGCCGCCGGGTCCCGGAATCGCCCAGACCTGGTTCTTCGAATCCTCAAGCATCCGCGCGAACACCTTGAAGCCGGAGCCGCGGAAATGCTCGGAGACGTCCTGCATCAGCAGCGGATTGCGCAAGTCGGGCTTATCAGTGCCGTACTTGCGCAAACTCTCGGCGAACGGGATGCGCGGCCAGTTCCTGGTGACCGGCTTGCCCTTGGCGAACTCCTCGAACACGCCAGTTATAACCGGCTCAACCGCAGCAAAAACATCGTCCTGCTCGACAAAGCTCATCTCAAGGTCCAGCTGGTAGAATTCGCCCGGCAGGCGGTCGGCGCGCGGGTCCTCGTCGCGGAAGCACGGCGCGATCTGGAAGTAGCGGTCGAAGCCCGACATCATCAACAGTTGCTTGTACTGCTGCGGCGCCTGCGGCAGCGCGTAGAACTTGCCGGGATGAATGCGCGAGGGAACCAGGAAGTCGCGCGCGCCTTCCGGTGATGAGGCCGTCAGGATCGGGGTCTGGAATTCAAAAAATCCCTGCTCTTTCATGCGCTTGCGCATCGAATCGACGATCGCGCCGCGGGTCATGATGTTCTGATGCAGATTCTCGCGACGAAGATCGAGGAAACGGTACTTAAGCCTTATATCTTCAGGGTATTCCTGTTCGCCGAACACCGGCAGCGGCAATTCGGCGGCGGGTCCGAGCACCTCGATCTCGGTGACATAGATCTCGACATCACCGGTCGGCAGTTCCGGATTCTCGGTGCCGGCGGGACGGCGTCGGGCCTTGCCGTCGATCCGCACCACCCATTCCGAACGAAGCTTTTCCGCCAGCGCGAAGGCCGGGGAGTCCGGATCGGCCACGCACTGGGTCAGCCCGTAATGGTCGCGCAGGTCGATGAACAGCACCCCGCCATGATCGCGAATCCGATGGCACCAGCCTGACAGGCGGACGGTCTGGTCGATGTGGCTGTCGCGGAGCGCGCCGCAGGTATGAGACCGATAGCGATGCATGGGAATCCTGCAAGAAGGCGTCAGAGGCGGAACAGGGTCGGACGAGCCGCTGGATGGTTGAGCGTCAGGGGTTTACCCGAGCGAAAGGTGCGCGGCAACCGAGAGGTGGAACCTGGAAGAGCGGCCCGGATGATCATTCTTGACCGGAAAAGTCTGAAGAAAACAAGCGCGGCGTGCTGCAAAAAAGCAGGGCGACAGGGCAAAAAAGACGAGCTATGGAGCGTTCATGGATCTGATTACCACCTCCGCGGAGCTGGCCTCCGTCTGCGCCCGCCTCGCCAGGCACCCGGT
It includes:
- the aspS gene encoding aspartate--tRNA ligase — encoded protein: MHRYRSHTCGALRDSHIDQTVRLSGWCHRIRDHGGVLFIDLRDHYGLTQCVADPDSPAFALAEKLRSEWVVRIDGKARRRPAGTENPELPTGDVEIYVTEIEVLGPAAELPLPVFGEQEYPEDIRLKYRFLDLRRENLHQNIMTRGAIVDSMRKRMKEQGFFEFQTPILTASSPEGARDFLVPSRIHPGKFYALPQAPQQYKQLLMMSGFDRYFQIAPCFRDEDPRADRLPGEFYQLDLEMSFVEQDDVFAAVEPVITGVFEEFAKGKPVTRNWPRIPFAESLRKYGTDKPDLRNPLLMQDVSEHFRGSGFKVFARMLEDSKNQVWAIPGPGGGSRAFCDRMNSWAQGEGQPGLGYIMWREGGEGAGPLANNIGPERTEAIRVQLGLKAGDAAFFVAGDPAKFWKFAGLARTRLGEELNLIDKDRFELAWIVDFPMYEYNEEDKKVDFSHNPFSMPQGGLDALNTQDPLTIKAFQYDITCNGYEIASGGIRNHRPEAMVKAFEIAGYGENDVVERFGGMYRAFQYGAPPHGGMAAGVDRIVMLLCGTNNLREISLFPMNQRAEDLLMGAPSEVAPKQLRELHIRLNLPQN